The window TTTAAGAAAACATGTTCCGTACTGTATATTTGATACGCTTGTAAAGACGCTTTATACGTAACAAGAAGGGGAATCAGGTGAAGATGGAGCGGTAATAACCGTTCTTTTTTCCCTTTTCCATGTATTCGAATCGTTTGATTCGAAAAATCTAGTTGCTGCCACGTAAGTGAAACCAATTCAGATCGTCTCATACCAGTTGTTGCTAACAACTTGATCATCACCTCATTTCGTTTTGAAAAACGGGTATGATCTTGTTCGAGTGCGCGGAATAGATGCTGTAAATCTGTTGTCGTCAAATAGACCACCAGTTTTTCATCTGTTTTTGGCGTTTCTATATCAAACATGAAGTCATGGTTGATATATTTCTCACGTACACAATACTTTGTGAAGGATTTCAGACAAGAAATCTTTCGATTCAACGACCGAGGACTTTGATGTCGTTTACCTAGTAGATGTTGAATAAATCGACGTACATTTAATTTAGTAATGTCATTTAACTCAGTTGAACAGCCGTAATCAGCTAAGAAGGAAAAGAATGATTTAAGATCGTATTCGTAGCTTAGAACAGTATGTTCCGAGTAATTTTTTTCGACTTGAATGTACAAAAGGAAATCTTCAATCGCAGTATTAAGATTCATTAATTAAACCTCCAGGTAATGATGTTTAAACGATAACGCATTATCTGTACAAAAAACCCAAATTATTGTTTAAAAGGAGAATTATCGTTCACATGAAAAGCAATAAAAATTATAAGGAACTTAACAGGAAGAAGTCGAAGAGTACGGATATTATAGGAACTTTAAAGTACAACCCCTCTTCTATCGCAAAATTTTTCTAGTTTACATAATATCTATTATAGGAAGTTATGTATCATTTCAAAAGTATACTTTTAATAGTGAGACAGAATTGAAAAATGTTTTTAAACAGCATTCATAAGACTCTTACATGAAATCAGCCGATTTTTTTCTAGTGTTTATTTTTAATTAATTTCTTCAAAAACTATTTGCAAATTAAAAATGCATCCTGGTTTAACCAAGCTGCATTTTTAATTTGAATTTATTCTATGGCTGATAATTCACTTTCTGTGACCCATTTATGATTCTTTACTTCTTCACCTGAAGTTGAAATGTAATCTACCATATATACCGTAGTTTCTGTTGCTGAATCGATTGTTGCATTTGCTCCTTGCATGCCTTCCATATGATTTGCCTTAAGAGTTACTTGATCTCCAGACTTTAAAGTTTCTTGTTCAGCCTCTTCTAATTCTTCATGGATGACCCACTTATGTTTAGTCACTGGCTCCCCACCAATTGTTGGTGTGTAAGTTACTGAATAAACCGTAGTATCAAATGCACCAACTATAGTAGCTTCAGCCCCATTCATTCCTTCCATGTGATTAGTTTGAATGATTGCTTTACTGTCGGCTGGGTATGTTGGATTAGTTGATTCTTTTAAACCAGTTGGAATTTCTCCATCACTTGAGTGATTCATGGAAGAATGATCCGTATCATAGGATTCCTCCAAATTCTTTCCCGAATTTTCATGTACTTCGTCTTCATTATTATCATTGGCACATGCTGATAGTGATATAACTGCTGCCAATGAAATAATCCCAAATATTTTTTTATTAAACAATTAAAACCACTCCAATTCTAAATACTTGAATTTTTTAATTCATATTTTATATTCCACATTATAAACACCAAATTTGCAAAAACTATGCAGATTAATTGTATTATCTTAATTCTTTGAAAGCATCCGAAAAAACAATCAAGAGTACCTATAATTATTTGAAAATTACCCGTAAATATTTGAAATAATCTTACCACCTGCCTACTTATTTGTAAGAGTGCTAAAATTATCGGTAATGATTTAGTTCCATTTATAGCCAATTCCCCATACTGTCTTTAGAAATTCATCAGTAGGAAATCCTGACATTTTAAGTTTTTCTCTTAAATTTCGAATATGAGAATCAACTGTTCTTATATCTGTTTCAGTTTCGTATTCCCAAGCGATATTTAATAACTCTTCTCGAGTAAAAGTTTTATTGGGCCTGGATAGTAAAGCTTTCATAATATAGAATTCTTTTAATGTTAGTTGAACCTTTTTTTCAAAGTATTGCAGGCTATACCTCTCAATGTCTAGAACAAAGCCATTGTTCGTTATATTCTTGGTTTTCTCATCCTTCGTGGTACGTCTTAATAGAGCGTTAACTCTTGCAATCAATTCTCTATCATCAAAAGGTTTTGTAATGTAATCATCTGCACCATGATTTAAACCTTTTACTAAATCCGTTTTATCTGTCCGTGCTGTCAGCATAATAATTGGTACATTTGAGAATTCCCTTATGGCTTTACATACATCCCATCCATCCATTTGAGGCATCATTATATCTAATAACACAAAATCAACTACTTCGTTTCTTAGGATTTCTAAAGCATTTTTACCACTAGTTTCCTTCAAACATTGAATCCCATAAGGCTTAAGAAATAACTCAACTAAGTCTAACATTCTTTTTTCATCATCTATTAATAGAGCTGTTTGCATTCTTCTATATTCCTCCAACTTCAAATCATTACCTTAAATGTGCTGCCTATTCCCAGTTCACTAGTCACTTCTATTGTACCTCCATGTGCCTCAATCAACTCTTTTACAACAGAAAGTCCAATTCCTGATCCACCATATGTTCGCGAGCGTGATTTTTCAACCCTATATAATCTTTCAAAAATTAATTCAATTTCATCTGAAGGAATTCCAAAACCTTTATCGATTACTGAAATCACTGTCCTATTATCCGTATTGTAGATTTCTAAACCTACTTCTGTATATTCGTTTGAATACTTCAGGGCATTATCTAATAGATTGAGTACAATTTGTTGTAAACGTAAAGGATCAGCGTAAATTTGAAATTTATCTGGAGCCTTAATTTTGAGTTTTAAATTTTTAAGTTTATATGAAGGTTCAACAAGTTTTTTAATCCTCTTTAGAAATTGATCTGACCAAAAGTACTCTTTAGCTACTGTAAAGGAGTTTTCATCTATTTTAGCTAAATCTAGTAAATTTTTTACGAGTTCTTTCAATTGCTCTGATTCTTCATTTATTATCTTAAGATATTGCTCGAGTTCTATCTCTTTTATATCTTTCCTCATAGCTACTTTTGCATAACCAGTTATATAAGTTAACGGAGTACTTAACTCATGTGAAATTACTGCTAAAAATTCATTTCTTTCATTTTTTAAACGTTCTAATTCCTTTGCTAGCTTTTGGATTGAGCTTGAAAGCTGGCCGAGTTCATCTTTACTGATATATGGAAGGGCTACATTAAAGTCTCCTCTACTTAGTTTCTCTGTGGCTACTTTCATATTAATTAGCGGTCTAGTTAGGACTTTAGAAAGTATTGTGTAAACGATTAAAATGATTGCAACACTTATAACGCCGGCTATTCCAAAGTGCAAAGTTAACTCATTTACCATCGCGTTTATAGATTTTGTACTTTGAAACATTAGGACATAACCAGAAAGCTCGCTATTTTGAAATGGATGTAAACTTGCAATATACGGTGAATTCTTATAGTCTGAAACCAATATTTTATCGTTTTCCGAATTTCCCTTCATTACTAAAGGAATATATCTCTCTAAGATTGGATTACTCTCATCAGAACTGCTAATTATGTTACCTTCACTATTCATAATAATAACTTCTCTATCACTACCATTTTCCATTAACACAATATGTTTAATTGTAGATTCAGAATAATTCTCTTGTAGGACATCACGATGATTGGCACCATTGGCTAATAATCTGGAAAATTCCTCATCCATTTGAGCATAGATAATATTTCGATGCAGATAAAACATAAGAACCATCCCCAATATAAGTATCACTGCAAAAAAATAGATCACCAATTTTGTAGAAATTCTATTCATTCAAATCTCACACCCTTTCAGTAGCTAATTATAAATAAAAAATATGAAGAAATTATGCAGAAGAAAAACTAAAAACGAACTTTTAGAACTCTCCAAATAGGTAATCGTTTTACTAGATTCATTTGATTATATTTTTAATTGGAATGAAGAACGAGTTGAAAGCATTTTATAAAGTCCTCTCTAAAGAACATCTTAGAAATTGTAAAAGTCGTATTATAGAATACTAATATTTACTATTTTCTTCATTTATACAGTGATAAATAATTGTGATATCAGTTTGTCAATAACTAAATATTTTCATATTTTCTACCTCATGCTAATAGTAAAACTGTGTATTTTTAATGGATTTCCTCATTTTCAATCGTTTTTGTATAGAATTTCTCTAATAAACGGATAAATATTCAAAAATTTATATATTATTTAAATAAAAAGTATTGCAATTTTGTGAACGCTTAAATAAAATGAGAATGTAAAAACTATTAAAATAGAATTTTACGAACACAAAGTAGAAAAAAATAACTAAAAAAGGGGGATGTTTATGACGGGGAATGTTAAAGAAAACATTAATTATGACAAAATTGCAGAAATGGACTCATTCAAAAAATTAACTAAAAGAAAGAACAACTTCTTATGGACTATTACTGCTATTTTTTTAGCTGCATATTTGTTATTACCGATCTTAACGTCATTTACTGAAATTCTACACCAAAAGGCTGTAGGGGAAATTACATGGGTGTGGTTCTACTCTGCTGGGCTATTTATCATGACTTGGGGATTAGCTCACCTGTATGTAGCAAAGGCAAATTCTTTCGATAAAGAAGCAAAAGCGATTATCGAAGAGTACGAGAGAGGTGCTGTTTAATGAGTATTACAGCTATATTAATGTTCGTAGCGATCGTGGGCTTGACATTAGTCATCACATGGTGGGCTTCAAGAAGAACAAGTAGTGCTAGTGATTTCTACACTGCTGGTGGTGGTTTAAAAGGCTGGCAAAATGGACTAGCTATTTCTGGGGACTATTTATCAGCTGCCTCTTTCCTTGGTATTGCTGGTTCTATCGCTTTAGCAGGATTTGATGGTTTCTTCTTCTCTCTAGGTTATTTGGTTGCTTACTTAGTGGTATTATACATCGTTGCTGAACCATTACGTAACCTTGGTAAATTTACATTAGCAGATATGATTTCTGCTCGTTTTGATGCAAAAAAGGTTCGTGGAACTGCTGCTTTAAGTTCAATTGTAATCGTTCTATTCTACATGATTGCACAACTTGTTGGTGCAGGTGCTCTTATTCAATTATTATTAGGTATTGATTACTGGATTGCCGTACTACTTGTAGGATTCATGATGACAGTTTATGTATTATTCGGTGGTATGACGGCAACAAGTTGGGTACAAATTATTAAAGCATGTCTATTAATGTTAGGTACAGTTATTATTTCATTCTTAGTATTAGCAAAATTCGATTTCAATATTTTAACAATGTTCTCTGAAATGACAACGAAAACAGAAGCTGGAGCTGCATATTTAAACCCAGGACTAAAATATACAAATGGAATTGACACAATCTCTATGTTAATTGCATTAGTATTAGGTACAGCTGGTTTACCACACATCTTAATGCGTTTCTTCACAGTTAAAGATGCACAAACAGCTCGTTCATCTGTTATTTGGGCTACTTGGATTGTAGGTATTTTCTATGTATTAACAATCTTCTTAGGATTCGGTGCTGCTGCATTCGTAGGTAAAGAAGAAATCGTAGCTGCAAATGCTGCGGGTAACATGGCTGCCCCACTTCTTGCTCAAGCTCTAGGTGGAGATATTCTATTCTCCTTCGTGTGTGCTGTTGCCTTTGCGACAATTTTAGCAGTAGTAGCAGGTCTAGTACTTTCTGGTGCATCTGCCCTATCACATGATATTTATGGACAAATTATTAAAAAAGGTAAAGTATCAGAAAAAGAACAAGTGGTTGCTGCTCGTGTAGGATCAATCATCATTTCTGTAGTGTCAATTATTTTAGCATTAGGAGCTCAATCTTTAAACGTTGCGTTCTTAGTATCATTAGCATTCTGTATCGCTGCTTCTGCTAACTTACCTGTTATTATTTACACAATTTATTGGAAACGTTTCAATACAAATGGTGCTGTAGTTGGTATGTTAACTGGTTTAATTTCTGCATTAATCTTGGTGGCTGTTTCACCAAACGTTTGGAATCCAGTTGAAGGCGCAGCTATCTTTGTAGGAGAAGCTCTATTCCCATTAGGAAATCCGGCAATCGTTTCTGTACCACTTGGCTTCTTGGGTGGATGGATTGGTACACTTCTTTCTAAAGAAACAAATGAAGCGAAATATCGTGAAGTTGACGTTAAAGCTCAAACTGGTATTTCTGTACAGGATGTATCACATTAATCTAAATCTAGAACCTCGGGTTACTTACCCGAGGTTTTTATTTCTACTTCCCTTTTTCATCACAATAGAATAATATAGAAATCAAATAGTATGTAGAGGTGAAAAATATGGCCAATTCAAACGCAAAGAAGAAAAGATTGAAGCAATTACGTGAGCAAGGAAAAGATGTGACAGTACAGCGAGGTCAGGTCAATTTTAGTACACATGAACGAACAACAAAGACGAAGAAAGAATCATTGGATAAAATCTATAACAAACATAAAAGGCATTTCCAGGATCATCACAAAGATCAACCTGGAGATGCCTTTTGTTTTTTTGCTAATACGACAATCGTAAGGAGTATAAATACAGAACCAATCCAATCGATCCAACCGAATGAAACACCAAGAAAGAGAACGGACGTAATGGCAGCTGATAATGGCTCAGCACATGCAAATAAGCTAGTTTCAGAGGCAGATAAATATTTTATGCTTTCTAAATAACTATAAAAAGAAAGAACTGTCCCACATAAAACCACAAATAAAAATGCAAAGTTAGTTGTGAAAGTCCATTCCCCTTCAAA is drawn from Lysinibacillus sp. SGAir0095 and contains these coding sequences:
- a CDS encoding cell wall metabolism sensor histidine kinase WalK, producing the protein MFYLHRNIIYAQMDEEFSRLLANGANHRDVLQENYSESTIKHIVLMENGSDREVIIMNSEGNIISSSDESNPILERYIPLVMKGNSENDKILVSDYKNSPYIASLHPFQNSELSGYVLMFQSTKSINAMVNELTLHFGIAGVISVAIILIVYTILSKVLTRPLINMKVATEKLSRGDFNVALPYISKDELGQLSSSIQKLAKELERLKNERNEFLAVISHELSTPLTYITGYAKVAMRKDIKEIELEQYLKIINEESEQLKELVKNLLDLAKIDENSFTVAKEYFWSDQFLKRIKKLVEPSYKLKNLKLKIKAPDKFQIYADPLRLQQIVLNLLDNALKYSNEYTEVGLEIYNTDNRTVISVIDKGFGIPSDEIELIFERLYRVEKSRSRTYGGSGIGLSVVKELIEAHGGTIEVTSELGIGSTFKVMI
- a CDS encoding response regulator transcription factor yields the protein MQTALLIDDEKRMLDLVELFLKPYGIQCLKETSGKNALEILRNEVVDFVLLDIMMPQMDGWDVCKAIREFSNVPIIMLTARTDKTDLVKGLNHGADDYITKPFDDRELIARVNALLRRTTKDEKTKNITNNGFVLDIERYSLQYFEKKVQLTLKEFYIMKALLSRPNKTFTREELLNIAWEYETETDIRTVDSHIRNLREKLKMSGFPTDEFLKTVWGIGYKWN
- a CDS encoding YdhK family protein; protein product: MFNKKIFGIISLAAVISLSACANDNNEDEVHENSGKNLEESYDTDHSSMNHSSDGEIPTGLKESTNPTYPADSKAIIQTNHMEGMNGAEATIVGAFDTTVYSVTYTPTIGGEPVTKHKWVIHEELEEAEQETLKSGDQVTLKANHMEGMQGANATIDSATETTVYMVDYISTSGEEVKNHKWVTESELSAIE
- a CDS encoding cation acetate symporter produces the protein MSITAILMFVAIVGLTLVITWWASRRTSSASDFYTAGGGLKGWQNGLAISGDYLSAASFLGIAGSIALAGFDGFFFSLGYLVAYLVVLYIVAEPLRNLGKFTLADMISARFDAKKVRGTAALSSIVIVLFYMIAQLVGAGALIQLLLGIDYWIAVLLVGFMMTVYVLFGGMTATSWVQIIKACLLMLGTVIISFLVLAKFDFNILTMFSEMTTKTEAGAAYLNPGLKYTNGIDTISMLIALVLGTAGLPHILMRFFTVKDAQTARSSVIWATWIVGIFYVLTIFLGFGAAAFVGKEEIVAANAAGNMAAPLLAQALGGDILFSFVCAVAFATILAVVAGLVLSGASALSHDIYGQIIKKGKVSEKEQVVAARVGSIIISVVSIILALGAQSLNVAFLVSLAFCIAASANLPVIIYTIYWKRFNTNGAVVGMLTGLISALILVAVSPNVWNPVEGAAIFVGEALFPLGNPAIVSVPLGFLGGWIGTLLSKETNEAKYREVDVKAQTGISVQDVSH
- a CDS encoding DUF485 domain-containing protein, with protein sequence MTGNVKENINYDKIAEMDSFKKLTKRKNNFLWTITAIFLAAYLLLPILTSFTEILHQKAVGEITWVWFYSAGLFIMTWGLAHLYVAKANSFDKEAKAIIEEYERGAV
- a CDS encoding tyrosine-type recombinase/integrase codes for the protein MNLNTAIEDFLLYIQVEKNYSEHTVLSYEYDLKSFFSFLADYGCSTELNDITKLNVRRFIQHLLGKRHQSPRSLNRKISCLKSFTKYCVREKYINHDFMFDIETPKTDEKLVVYLTTTDLQHLFRALEQDHTRFSKRNEVMIKLLATTGMRRSELVSLTWQQLDFSNQTIRIHGKGKKERLLPLHLHLIPLLVTYKASLQAYQIYSTEHVFLNKDGKILDPRGLHSIFKKVLKKAGLPPSRFSLHHLRHTFATLMLQENKENVDLRVLQELLGHESITSTEVYTHVEFQQKKKAIDSFNLFND